One Candidatus Deferrimicrobiaceae bacterium DNA window includes the following coding sequences:
- a CDS encoding ACT domain-containing protein yields the protein SEVSPSFDEVRREMGLLVTVHSLKAEEVVHEKSFAGHPHIISVYGADRPGIVYSVARELAQRKVNITDLNTQVVGSKERPVYVMVMEVDIPESVDMKELNGVFDRVKKELGVSISVRPIETLEL from the coding sequence TCGGAGGTTTCTCCCTCCTTCGACGAGGTGCGCCGGGAGATGGGGCTTCTGGTCACGGTCCACTCGCTGAAGGCGGAGGAGGTCGTCCACGAGAAGTCGTTCGCCGGGCACCCCCACATCATCTCGGTGTACGGGGCCGACCGGCCGGGGATCGTCTACTCCGTGGCCCGGGAGCTCGCCCAGCGAAAAGTGAACATCACCGACCTCAACACGCAGGTCGTCGGGTCGAAGGAGCGGCCCGTCTATGTGATGGTCATGGAGGTGGACATCCCGGAAAGCGTCGACATGAAGGAGCTGAACGGGGTGTTCGACCGGGTCAAGAAGGAGCTCGGCGTGTCCATTTCGGTTCGCCCGATCGAAACCCTGGAGCTCTGA